A region of Salvia splendens isolate huo1 chromosome 17, SspV2, whole genome shotgun sequence DNA encodes the following proteins:
- the LOC121774337 gene encoding protein FAR1-RELATED SEQUENCE 5-like produces the protein MDYETPSTSHVDNQSPVDDIVQNTDLNIPECPIELKPYVGRSFPTLDNTIELYENYGRRVGFDTRKNGSKKVDDITLWFYMVCNREDRGYVIQHFKEEHNHPMVDVQHHKFMRLNRQLEPVHQKFISDCAGANIGPSLTFKLLTELMGGYESVGCTVLDIRNYTRDIRRYAEGCDAQMIIDELKKKKENCDAFTYEYEVDSRSRLNHLFWCDPIAKMNFLQFGDIVSFDTTYSTNRWCMWHIMAKVAEKVPKSLLGNNDFKKDLNSCVWSELIEPTEFEDRWKNVMETYDLVGSEWFVSMFESRRYWVPAYFRDFPNIDAQRNYSAKLDYMDYNTTAKLKTEWSIEKHASTIFTDGAFKEIQEQIMEAYNHCSLVSISNDSSIEVYKVLDHFSNTWSVTLSVEDSVCVCGCKMFLRTALVCCHIFLVLKNKKYRLIPEYLIGGRWLKSSLLKAVHGVQNSDVATHVYVDEKKKAQAILLGEMLGLYQAVCVDIDQIHELTSIVREARQQIFADGVVTSTAQKKKIMEEFYGAEAPQEVDVQPPEVVSTKGSGSRLPSRVEKALKLKNKAMRQCKKCQEWGHHDSRNCDKFKEKEKMRSRRNSDV, from the exons ATGGATTATGAAACGCCATCTACTTCGCATGTAGATAATCAGTCACCCGTAGATGACATTGTGCAGAATACAG ATTTAAATATTCCAGAATGCCCAATAGAACTTAAACCATATGTTGGTCGTAGCTTCCCTACTTTGGACAACACAATTGAGTTATACGAGAACTATGGGCGACGCGTCGGATTTGATACAAGGAAGAACGGTTCAAAGAAGGTTGATGATATCACCTTATGGTTTTACATGGTGTGTAATAGAGAGG ATCGTGGTTACGTAATTCAACACTTTAAAGAAGAACACAACCATCCCATGGTTGATGTACAACACCACAAGTTCATGAGGCTAAATCGTCAACTTGAACCAGTTCATCAAAAATTTATTTCAGATTGTGCTGGAGCTAATATCGGGCCATCTCTAACTTTCAAGCTGCTTACTGAGTTGATGGGCGGTTATGAGTCTGTTGGTTGTACTGTGTTGGACATTCGCAACTATACACGGGATATCAGAAGATACGCTGAAGGATGTGACGCCCAAATGATCATAGAtgagttgaagaagaagaaggaaaattGTGATGCCTTCACGTACGAGTATGAAGTTGATTCCCGGAGTCGTTTGAATCATTTGTTTTGGTGCGATCCTATTGCCAAGATGAATTTCTTGCAATTTGGTGACATTGTTTCTTTCGATACTACGTACTCAACTAACag ATGGTGTATGTGGCACATCATGGCAAAGGTAGCTGAAAAGGTTCCTAAGTCACTTCTTGGAAATAATGATTttaaaaaggatttgaattcATGCGTTTGGTCTGAGTTGATTGAACCTACTGAGTTTGAAGACAGGTGGAAGAATGTGATGGAGACTTATGATCTTGTTGGCTCTGAATGGTTTGTTTCTATGTTCGAATCAAGAAGGTATTGGGTTCCAGCCTACTTTAGGGACTTTCCTAATA TTGATGCCCAAAGAAACTACTCTGCAAAGCTGGATTATATGGATTATAATACAACTGCAAAGTTGAAGACAGAATGGTCGATTGAGAAGCATGCATCCACGATATTTACTGATGGTGCGTTCAAGGAAATTCAAGAACAGATCATGGAGGCTTATAACCACTGTAGTCTGGTTTCGATATCTAATGATTCAAGTATAGAGGTTTATAAGGTTTTAGATCATTTTTCAAACACATGGTCGGTCACATTATCTGTGGAGGATTCTGTTTGTGTATGTGGTTGTAAGATGTTTTTGAGGACTGCTCTTGTATGTTGCCACATCTTCCTGGTGTTGAAGAACAAAAAATATCGATTGATTCCGGAGTATCTGATTGGAGGTCGATGGTTGAAATCTTCTTTGCTTAAGGCTGTGCATGGCGTCCAAAACTCAGATGTTGCAACTCATGTTTATGTtgatgagaagaagaaggctCAAGCAATTTTGTTGGGAGAGATGTTGGGTCTTTACCAAGCGGTGTGTGTTGATATTGATCAAATCCATGAGTTGACATCGATAGTGCGTGAAGCTCGACAACAAATTTTTGCCGACGGGGTTGTAACGTCTACAGcacagaagaagaaaataatggAGGAATTTTATGGGGCTGAGGCACCTCAGGAAGTGGATGTTCAACCACCTGAAGTTGTCAGCACCAAGGGATCTGGTAGTAGACTCCCTTCAAGAGTCGAGAAGGCTTTGAAGCTTAAGAACAAGGCTATGCGTCAATGCAAGAAATGTCAGGAGTGGGGTCACCACGATTCTAGGAATTGCGACAAatttaaagagaaagaaaagatgCGGTCCAGAAGAAATTCTGATGTTTGA